A portion of the Desulfosoma caldarium genome contains these proteins:
- a CDS encoding TolC family protein yields the protein MSASFLFARRGATSLVWWVIWSIVPIVGAIGVTRGWSAQLFTLQDCVHTALENNPELRAQRYGHEALKEEKIKARAAFFPSLDIQSLYTRFGEPQRVIPAHANNEPGVFDRDLVDTALIGHLILFEGGRRRAAVRVAELKADQALWDLTASTHDLVLNVASVFYKILQLDQVLRATEGSLDALRAHEKLTRHELDVGRVAPVDLMKLQVRMSSLTQKLSALRADRQVLLVFLARLMGVNAEDRPFVNVSGSLEKPSPARLAHDQALKEAMENRPEIKAMRAAVQVALENVRAARAEHWPQVSAFGRYGLRHGLPYDADEPSHGLSHEDTWAAGVQVNVPLFRGGAVQAGLRQATLLAQRAREQLRASELAVRQDVERALTALKDALDRMDVTQAAVGVAQETLRIEQEKYVAGKSSINDVLDAQAALLQAEVEYAQAISDAQIAVLERDRALGRDLAQRFQ from the coding sequence ATGTCGGCTTCCTTTCTGTTTGCTCGACGAGGCGCAACATCACTTGTATGGTGGGTCATCTGGTCCATCGTACCGATTGTTGGAGCCATTGGAGTGACCAGGGGGTGGAGCGCGCAACTCTTCACTCTTCAGGACTGTGTGCACACGGCCCTGGAAAATAATCCTGAACTTCGAGCCCAGCGTTACGGCCATGAAGCGCTGAAAGAAGAGAAAATCAAGGCAAGGGCCGCGTTTTTCCCGTCCCTAGACATTCAAAGCCTTTACACGCGCTTCGGCGAACCGCAGCGTGTGATTCCCGCACACGCCAACAACGAACCCGGAGTCTTTGACCGCGATCTCGTGGATACCGCCCTCATCGGCCACCTCATTCTTTTTGAAGGGGGACGTCGCCGGGCCGCCGTTCGCGTTGCGGAACTCAAAGCGGACCAAGCCCTGTGGGACTTGACCGCCTCCACCCACGACTTGGTGCTCAACGTGGCTTCCGTGTTCTACAAAATCCTGCAACTTGATCAGGTCCTTCGCGCCACCGAAGGGTCCCTGGATGCCCTTCGAGCCCACGAAAAACTGACTCGCCACGAACTGGACGTGGGGCGAGTCGCTCCCGTGGATCTCATGAAACTTCAAGTGCGGATGTCCAGCCTGACCCAAAAGCTTTCTGCCCTTCGAGCCGACCGCCAGGTGCTGCTGGTTTTCCTTGCAAGACTCATGGGTGTGAATGCCGAGGATCGGCCCTTTGTGAATGTCTCGGGTTCTCTGGAAAAACCCTCACCGGCACGGCTCGCTCATGACCAGGCCCTTAAGGAAGCCATGGAAAATCGGCCGGAAATCAAGGCGATGCGCGCCGCCGTTCAGGTAGCCTTGGAAAATGTTCGAGCGGCCCGCGCCGAGCATTGGCCTCAGGTTTCCGCCTTTGGCCGCTACGGCCTGCGCCACGGTTTGCCTTACGACGCCGACGAGCCATCACACGGATTGTCCCACGAAGACACGTGGGCCGCGGGAGTTCAGGTGAATGTGCCCTTGTTTCGGGGGGGAGCTGTGCAAGCAGGTCTGCGTCAGGCAACACTGCTTGCACAACGGGCACGGGAGCAGCTTCGAGCCTCGGAACTGGCCGTGCGCCAAGATGTGGAACGGGCCTTGACGGCCCTCAAGGATGCCCTGGATCGCATGGACGTGACGCAGGCGGCCGTCGGCGTCGCTCAGGAAACGCTTCGCATCGAACAAGAAAAATACGTTGCCGGCAAAAGCAGCATCAACGATGTCCTGGATGCTCAAGCCGCCTTGCTGCAAGCCGAGGTGGAATATGCTCAAGCCATCTCGGATGCACAGATCGCCGTCTTGGAACGTGATCGGGCGTTGGGCCGTGACCTGGCACAACGTTTTCAATGA
- a CDS encoding efflux RND transporter permease subunit — MNPHGWALKNPWAVLVGSLIVAVMGMRAFLTMPVEYFPDTNPPQAAVIIVQPGAAAVDVNRRITEVVEKELSSLSGLTKLSSTSRDEVASINVQFGYEKRIGEAVTDIQNALSRIRADLPEDILEPRIYRITDATRPVITLSVRPKPDAGLSLGQVRLLVDNDIKDELLQLPNVADVDTFGGHKLQVNVWLDRDRLEAYGLTSQDVVTAVAEYNITAPAGFIESADTERLVKTVGEFRDLWDVENTVVKQTRDAYVRIKDVARVELGIEDLRSLYHGNGKEAIGINVLRAEGGNVMGAIQAVKKALPTLMENYPQLAFEITNDQQPLIERNTSGMRSSLYMSIMLTVIIIFLFLADLRTSAVSLVSIPLSFLFALSLLGLTGQTLNVVTLSGLIIATGMVVDATVVVVENIHRHQRLCPEEPIRCVEGAVGEILLSISAGLLTTVVMLVPIMFAGGYVEQVMRRFTLTLCYALVGSLLVAVYVVPPVALRLIRHPSGPRQKRANLLERMAIPFNRAVEKLGNGYVALVRQALRRRWLFLGLAMAAFLVTMRIVPQLIGRDLMPPMDSGFVNVLFELPPSATVRQVEKTLKTVEGIVQKEPSVRMISSVVGSEPGEVSFGAGAQTAQKVTMVVTLTTRDQRDRTIWEIQDAWRKEIATIPGLRSLQVYEYGATVMSTSRAPVDLVVMGGHSPSLLWRTAVELRRRLEGIPGLTDVVPGWWPDKEEVRVEVDPRIVRVYGTTPGQVARSLRLAVGGIPASGLRLSGFLDVPIRVAYADPWVKDPKVLESLPIPTSQGPVPLRTLARVQEETTQTLITREDLTQTLNITAFNTGRPLSHVLARIKDVVTGMALPGGVRIKMSGTAADMQESMQRVMRALLLGVTLLVVLLIGTFRSFLVPFPILVAIPLATIGSMWGLLVFAKPMCMPAMMGMVLLAGVVINNSIFLIDFIRQSLAQGLSRQEAMEEAVRLRLRPVLMTTVSTFVGMLPMILETAVGLERMSPLATAAGFGLLAGTFMTLVITPVTYSLLDDAAQWIKKRWG, encoded by the coding sequence ATGAATCCCCACGGCTGGGCATTGAAAAATCCCTGGGCCGTTCTCGTCGGGAGCCTCATCGTGGCGGTCATGGGCATGAGGGCCTTTTTGACCATGCCTGTGGAATATTTTCCCGACACCAACCCGCCCCAGGCTGCTGTGATCATCGTGCAGCCGGGAGCGGCCGCCGTCGACGTGAATCGGCGCATCACCGAAGTGGTGGAAAAAGAACTGTCGAGCTTGTCGGGTTTGACCAAGCTCTCCTCCACGTCCCGCGACGAGGTGGCTTCCATCAATGTGCAGTTCGGCTATGAAAAACGGATCGGGGAAGCCGTGACGGACATTCAAAACGCCTTGAGCCGTATTCGGGCCGATTTGCCAGAGGATATTCTCGAACCGCGTATTTATCGCATCACGGATGCCACACGGCCTGTGATAACCCTGTCGGTGCGACCCAAGCCCGATGCCGGCCTCTCCCTCGGCCAGGTGCGCCTTCTTGTGGACAACGACATCAAAGACGAACTGCTGCAATTGCCAAATGTGGCTGATGTGGACACCTTCGGCGGGCACAAATTGCAGGTCAATGTATGGTTGGATCGAGATCGCCTGGAAGCCTATGGATTGACCTCTCAAGATGTGGTGACGGCGGTTGCGGAATACAATATCACGGCTCCCGCCGGATTCATAGAAAGCGCCGACACCGAACGACTGGTCAAGACCGTGGGCGAGTTTCGCGACCTCTGGGATGTGGAAAACACGGTGGTGAAACAGACCCGTGACGCTTACGTGCGCATCAAAGACGTGGCGCGCGTGGAACTGGGCATCGAGGACCTTCGAAGCCTCTATCACGGCAACGGCAAAGAGGCCATCGGCATCAACGTGCTTCGCGCCGAAGGCGGCAACGTCATGGGAGCCATTCAAGCCGTCAAGAAGGCACTGCCGACCTTGATGGAAAACTATCCCCAATTGGCCTTCGAGATCACCAACGATCAGCAACCGCTCATTGAGCGCAACACCAGCGGCATGCGTTCATCCCTCTACATGTCCATCATGCTCACCGTGATCATCATTTTTCTTTTCCTGGCGGATTTGCGCACATCGGCCGTGTCCCTGGTGAGCATTCCCTTGTCCTTCCTTTTTGCGCTATCCCTTTTGGGACTCACAGGCCAAACCCTCAACGTGGTCACCCTGTCCGGCTTGATCATCGCCACAGGTATGGTCGTGGATGCCACGGTGGTCGTGGTGGAGAATATTCATCGCCATCAACGGCTATGTCCCGAGGAGCCCATTCGGTGCGTGGAAGGTGCCGTAGGTGAGATCCTTTTGTCCATCTCGGCGGGGCTGCTCACCACCGTCGTCATGCTGGTCCCCATTATGTTTGCGGGGGGCTACGTTGAACAGGTGATGCGGCGTTTTACCCTGACCCTCTGCTATGCTCTTGTGGGATCGCTTCTGGTGGCCGTCTACGTGGTGCCTCCGGTGGCTTTACGCCTCATTCGCCACCCTAGTGGTCCGCGTCAAAAAAGGGCAAACCTTTTGGAACGCATGGCGATCCCCTTTAACCGTGCCGTGGAAAAACTCGGGAATGGGTACGTGGCTCTGGTCCGACAAGCTTTGCGACGGCGGTGGCTTTTCTTGGGGTTGGCCATGGCCGCCTTCCTTGTGACCATGCGAATCGTTCCGCAGCTCATCGGGCGCGATCTCATGCCGCCCATGGATTCCGGATTCGTGAATGTCCTCTTTGAATTGCCGCCGTCGGCTACGGTGCGTCAGGTGGAAAAGACCCTAAAAACCGTGGAGGGCATCGTTCAAAAAGAACCCAGTGTCCGCATGATTTCTTCCGTGGTCGGATCTGAGCCGGGCGAAGTGTCCTTTGGTGCCGGCGCACAAACGGCGCAAAAGGTGACCATGGTCGTGACCTTGACCACCCGGGACCAAAGGGATCGAACCATTTGGGAGATTCAAGACGCGTGGCGAAAAGAGATCGCCACCATTCCGGGCCTTCGATCCCTGCAGGTCTATGAGTACGGAGCGACGGTCATGAGCACGTCTCGCGCTCCGGTGGATTTGGTGGTCATGGGAGGCCACAGCCCGTCCCTGCTGTGGCGCACTGCCGTGGAATTGCGGCGTCGACTGGAAGGGATTCCGGGCCTTACGGACGTGGTGCCCGGATGGTGGCCGGACAAGGAGGAGGTTCGCGTGGAGGTGGATCCTCGCATCGTTCGGGTCTATGGGACCACGCCCGGTCAGGTGGCTCGGTCCCTACGGCTGGCCGTCGGCGGTATTCCCGCTTCTGGGCTTCGTCTTTCTGGATTCCTCGATGTGCCCATTCGCGTGGCCTACGCGGACCCGTGGGTGAAAGATCCCAAAGTGCTTGAAAGTCTTCCCATTCCCACATCCCAGGGCCCTGTGCCCCTGCGCACGCTGGCGCGTGTGCAGGAGGAAACGACCCAAACCTTGATCACTCGGGAAGACCTGACCCAAACGCTGAACATTACGGCCTTCAACACAGGGCGCCCTCTGAGTCACGTGCTGGCGCGGATCAAAGACGTCGTGACCGGCATGGCCTTGCCGGGAGGCGTACGCATCAAAATGAGCGGCACGGCGGCCGACATGCAGGAAAGCATGCAGCGGGTCATGCGGGCGCTCCTACTGGGTGTAACCCTTTTGGTGGTGCTTCTCATCGGAACCTTTCGATCCTTTCTCGTGCCGTTTCCCATCCTCGTCGCCATTCCTTTGGCCACCATCGGCTCCATGTGGGGCCTGCTGGTTTTCGCCAAACCCATGTGCATGCCGGCCATGATGGGCATGGTGCTTCTGGCGGGGGTGGTGATCAACAATTCCATTTTTCTCATCGATTTCATCCGCCAAAGTCTCGCTCAGGGCTTATCTCGGCAAGAAGCCATGGAAGAGGCGGTGCGGCTGCGCCTGCGCCCGGTGCTCATGACCACGGTGTCCACCTTTGTGGGCATGTTGCCCATGATTCTGGAAACGGCCGTGGGTCTAGAGCGCATGTCTCCTTTGGCCACGGCCGCAGGCTTTGGACTCCTTGCGGGCACGTTCATGACCTTGGTCATCACGCCCGTGACCTACAGCCTGCTGGATGATGCCGCTCAATGGATTAAGAAACGATGGGGATAA
- a CDS encoding ATP-binding cassette domain-containing protein: MKGLRKGFGAVEAVADGEIFGFPGPNGAGKTTTINMFKSLACPDAGTLALAGMLCARSPKTAHHPTGVIPGERHPYPALTGFENRCFGVAPYGMAKNKREQRD, encoded by the coding sequence GTGAAAGGACTTCGAAAGGGCTTTGGAGCCGTGGAAGCTGTGGCCGATGGAGAAATCTTTGGTTTTCCTGGGCCTAACGGTGCCGGAAAAACCACCACCATCAATATGTTTAAGAGTCTGGCGTGCCCCGATGCCGGAACGCTAGCCCTCGCCGGCATGCTCTGCGCACGAAGCCCCAAAACCGCCCACCACCCTACCGGTGTCATTCCCGGCGAGCGCCACCCCTACCCCGCACTGACCGGCTTTGAGAACCGGTGTTTTGGCGTGGCGCCCTACGGCATGGCTAAAAATAAGAGGGAACAGCGTGACTAA
- a CDS encoding heterodisulfide reductase-related iron-sulfur binding cluster gives MSSSQKSSATVTTARHPLRRLFDGCTDCDICRFLMDESCLLFPEMYRLYDEALAQKQSPSLEVLNDLTDRCTLCGLCPCPDVRSNVILAKAMRTRRQGLEPGARVLSDVQTFARLGRKAPRVANALLSLPAVRRLLEKVFQLHAHRRLPPLATEDFFSWAAKEGLSRKGTPPPGTVRIAYFVGCTAAYLFPEVARAVVQVFRAAGAHIEVPPQQCCGMPTVVEGDMPRSLQRITANMSTLLRAVQDGFHVVCSCPTCGYFMRSLLKENACLATGCLETAPQAEPQKRGAAGQPWHEVPKALGSPQSTSGQTYGPSSLADDAFSSLSPSERLQLAQNLWDVGEALGRLRHEYGWHPRWRPLKGRWIYYAPCHQREQNIGTPYFDLLQEIPGLELKRVGSSTDCCGMGGSLGYKKAFHEKSLQLGASLMDKIIKEAPEAIVTDCLSCRLQFQHVLGLSVHHPVEVLARALAAPR, from the coding sequence ATGTCTTCTTCCCAAAAATCCAGCGCCACGGTGACGACGGCACGGCATCCCTTGCGTCGGCTCTTTGACGGCTGCACGGACTGTGACATCTGCCGGTTTCTTATGGACGAAAGTTGCCTGCTGTTTCCTGAGATGTACCGCCTCTATGACGAAGCCTTGGCCCAGAAGCAATCCCCTTCCCTTGAGGTTCTCAACGACCTTACGGATCGCTGCACTTTGTGCGGCTTGTGCCCGTGCCCGGATGTGCGATCCAACGTGATTTTGGCCAAGGCCATGCGAACACGGCGCCAGGGCCTGGAACCGGGGGCTCGCGTCCTGTCCGATGTGCAAACCTTTGCGCGCCTGGGGCGAAAAGCGCCTCGAGTCGCCAACGCATTGCTGTCCCTGCCCGCGGTGCGCCGCCTTTTGGAAAAGGTCTTTCAGCTGCATGCCCACAGGCGTCTGCCTCCACTGGCCACGGAGGATTTTTTTTCGTGGGCCGCCAAAGAAGGTCTTTCCCGTAAGGGGACACCCCCACCCGGGACGGTGCGCATCGCCTACTTCGTGGGCTGTACGGCCGCCTACCTTTTTCCGGAAGTGGCGCGCGCCGTGGTGCAGGTCTTTCGGGCCGCGGGGGCTCACATCGAAGTTCCTCCTCAACAGTGCTGCGGCATGCCCACCGTGGTGGAAGGGGACATGCCACGAAGCCTGCAACGCATCACGGCCAACATGAGCACTCTTTTGCGTGCGGTGCAGGATGGCTTCCATGTGGTGTGCTCCTGTCCCACGTGCGGCTATTTCATGAGAAGTCTTCTGAAGGAAAACGCATGCCTGGCCACCGGGTGCCTGGAAACCGCGCCGCAAGCCGAACCCCAAAAGCGGGGCGCGGCCGGGCAACCATGGCATGAGGTGCCGAAGGCCTTGGGTTCGCCACAAAGCACATCGGGCCAGACGTACGGGCCCAGTTCCCTGGCCGACGATGCCTTTTCGAGCCTCAGTCCGTCAGAGCGCCTTCAGCTTGCCCAAAACCTTTGGGATGTGGGCGAAGCCCTTGGGCGATTACGGCACGAATACGGCTGGCATCCTCGCTGGCGTCCCCTAAAAGGCCGATGGATTTATTACGCGCCATGCCATCAAAGAGAACAGAACATCGGTACGCCCTATTTCGATCTGCTTCAAGAAATTCCCGGCTTGGAGCTGAAACGTGTAGGCAGCAGCACCGACTGCTGCGGCATGGGGGGAAGTTTGGGATACAAGAAGGCTTTTCACGAAAAATCCCTGCAACTGGGCGCATCGCTCATGGACAAAATCATCAAAGAAGCTCCCGAAGCCATTGTCACGGATTGCCTGAGCTGTCGGCTGCAGTTTCAGCACGTTCTCGGTCTTTCGGTGCATCACCCCGTGGAAGTTCTGGCTCGGGCTCTGGCGGCTCCCCGCTGA
- a CDS encoding alpha/beta hydrolase has protein sequence MAGIRLVLFCAGCYALYCLLLFFLQRHLIFPSFFIGVSEMPSLPASVERIWVDVPGAKVEGWFLPSSISQDIPRPLVIFAHGNGELIDLWPETFRGLNRRGFHVLLLEYPGYGRSLGKPSQKTITRAFCAAYDLMTQRPDVDTSRIILFGRSIGGGAACALASQRPSAALILMSTFTSLRPFARRYFAPSFLLRDSFDNEAVVSSYAAPVLIVHGTHDTVVPFSHGKALAQAARQGRLIAYDADHNDCPSNWEAFFDLMVDFLRQTRVLPRH, from the coding sequence ATGGCGGGCATTCGATTGGTGTTGTTCTGTGCGGGATGCTATGCCCTGTATTGTCTGCTTTTGTTTTTTCTGCAGCGCCATCTCATTTTCCCTTCATTTTTCATCGGCGTGTCCGAGATGCCATCCCTTCCCGCATCCGTGGAACGGATCTGGGTGGATGTTCCCGGCGCCAAGGTTGAAGGCTGGTTTCTTCCGAGCAGCATCTCCCAAGACATTCCAAGACCTTTGGTCATTTTCGCCCATGGCAACGGGGAATTGATCGATCTGTGGCCGGAGACCTTTCGCGGCTTGAATCGCCGCGGCTTTCACGTGCTCCTTCTGGAATACCCGGGGTACGGGCGATCCCTGGGAAAGCCTTCTCAAAAGACCATCACGCGTGCCTTTTGCGCAGCCTATGACCTCATGACCCAAAGGCCCGATGTGGACACTTCCCGAATCATCCTTTTCGGTAGATCCATCGGCGGAGGTGCCGCCTGCGCGTTGGCGTCCCAAAGACCTTCTGCGGCGCTCATTCTCATGTCCACCTTTACCAGTCTTCGCCCCTTTGCCAGGCGTTACTTTGCTCCGAGTTTTCTCCTTCGCGACTCTTTTGATAACGAGGCCGTGGTTTCGTCTTACGCGGCCCCCGTGCTTATCGTGCACGGAACTCACGATACCGTAGTGCCCTTCTCCCACGGCAAGGCTTTGGCCCAGGCTGCGCGCCAAGGCCGACTCATTGCTTACGACGCCGATCATAATGACTGCCCTTCGAACTGGGAAGCCTTCTTTGACCTTATGGTTGATTTTCTTCGGCAAACCCGCGTGCTTCCACGTCATTGA
- a CDS encoding cytochrome c biogenesis CcdA family protein, with protein MQEFFLMVNQWMSGTGVAALVGCFLWGMVSVVLSPCHMASIPLVVSYVAGQNRILYPHEAARYAIAFTLGLFTTIAVIGIVCSLLGRMLGDVSPYWTVVVGLILLWLALDMMGVSVCSLSGAKLAKLQLRGLGGALVLGLAYGILSGSCTFGFIAPILAVITVQEQMFTGIVYIVLFGIGHCVPIAVAGSCMALVRKVMANGTFQQGSLWIRKAAGVAIGLLGIYFIIRPFVSA; from the coding sequence GTGCAGGAATTTTTCCTGATGGTCAACCAATGGATGAGCGGGACAGGGGTTGCCGCGCTCGTGGGCTGCTTTCTTTGGGGTATGGTGTCGGTGGTGTTGAGTCCGTGCCACATGGCGTCCATTCCTTTGGTCGTCAGCTATGTGGCCGGCCAGAACCGAATCTTGTACCCCCATGAAGCGGCGCGTTACGCCATTGCCTTTACTCTGGGACTGTTCACAACCATTGCTGTCATCGGCATCGTGTGTTCACTTTTGGGGCGAATGCTGGGGGATGTGAGCCCCTACTGGACCGTGGTCGTGGGCCTGATTCTTTTGTGGTTGGCCCTGGACATGATGGGGGTGTCGGTCTGTTCTCTTTCCGGAGCCAAACTGGCCAAGCTTCAGCTTCGCGGTTTGGGAGGAGCTCTGGTCCTGGGGTTGGCCTATGGAATCCTTTCGGGCTCCTGCACCTTTGGATTTATTGCACCGATTCTTGCGGTCATCACGGTTCAAGAGCAGATGTTCACGGGGATTGTTTACATTGTGCTGTTTGGCATTGGTCATTGTGTTCCCATCGCCGTCGCCGGAAGCTGCATGGCCTTGGTCCGCAAAGTCATGGCCAACGGCACCTTTCAGCAGGGAAGTTTATGGATTCGCAAGGCGGCCGGGGTCGCCATCGGCCTTTTGGGCATCTATTTCATCATTCGGCCCTTCGTTTCCGCCTGA
- a CDS encoding efflux RND transporter periplasmic adaptor subunit, giving the protein MDKRNRLARWGILGVVLVIVVVLGLAVQRAKKRLASAPVWRERPVPMETDTVRRETLAETIRYLARLEPAVQATVSARLTADVTAVLVNEGDRVAKGDLLVTLDDRDLKAEVETLRAKVQALQAKLKAVVALKAAARKDAEYYRLEWKRDQALYEKKGISASAADSSRNRFNTALGRWQSLEAEVRSARREVKAAQAQLTEAETRLSYTRLDAPFDGVVRRRLVDPGDLAKAGVPLLELMDCSEAKLAFDAVQEDMVFLSPEQKLRVQWPEGSTGLPQEIAIRRIFPALEAAKSVRVEADFPWTCDTPLRFGSFVPVEAVVREGTGLSVSRRAVVASAHEGNSMVYVVREGRLKKVPVKVVLATSERVLVQGDLSEGEATAVGEYLQWVRWHEGLLVKVEERP; this is encoded by the coding sequence ATGGACAAACGCAATCGGCTTGCGCGGTGGGGAATCCTGGGGGTGGTTTTGGTCATTGTGGTGGTTTTGGGTCTTGCGGTTCAGAGGGCCAAGAAACGACTGGCCTCGGCCCCTGTGTGGCGCGAACGGCCTGTGCCTATGGAAACCGATACCGTGCGCCGGGAAACACTTGCCGAAACCATCCGCTACCTGGCTCGTTTGGAGCCGGCTGTTCAGGCGACCGTGTCGGCGCGCCTGACGGCCGACGTGACGGCGGTCCTAGTCAATGAAGGGGACCGCGTGGCCAAAGGAGACCTTTTGGTCACTTTGGACGACCGTGACCTAAAGGCCGAAGTGGAAACCCTCAGGGCAAAGGTGCAAGCCCTACAGGCTAAATTGAAAGCTGTCGTGGCTTTGAAAGCCGCCGCACGCAAGGACGCCGAATATTATCGTCTGGAATGGAAACGAGATCAGGCGCTTTACGAAAAGAAAGGCATCAGTGCTTCGGCCGCGGACAGTTCCCGAAATCGCTTCAACACCGCTCTCGGGCGCTGGCAGTCCTTGGAGGCGGAAGTGCGCAGTGCCCGGCGCGAGGTCAAAGCGGCGCAGGCGCAGCTCACCGAAGCGGAAACCCGGCTTTCCTACACGCGGCTGGATGCGCCCTTTGACGGCGTGGTGCGTCGCCGATTGGTGGATCCCGGTGATTTGGCCAAGGCCGGCGTGCCGCTTTTGGAGCTCATGGACTGTTCCGAAGCGAAACTGGCCTTCGACGCAGTGCAGGAGGATATGGTTTTTCTGAGTCCTGAACAAAAGCTGCGTGTCCAATGGCCAGAAGGTTCTACCGGTTTGCCCCAAGAGATTGCTATCCGCCGCATTTTTCCGGCTTTGGAAGCGGCCAAGTCGGTGCGGGTGGAAGCGGATTTTCCGTGGACCTGCGACACCCCCCTGAGGTTCGGATCCTTTGTGCCCGTGGAAGCGGTGGTGCGGGAAGGGACTGGACTGAGCGTGTCCCGAAGGGCTGTGGTGGCTTCGGCTCACGAAGGGAACTCTATGGTCTACGTGGTTCGAGAAGGACGATTGAAGAAAGTGCCCGTGAAAGTGGTTTTGGCCACGTCGGAACGCGTTTTGGTGCAAGGAGATTTGTCCGAAGGGGAAGCGACCGCCGTTGGCGAATACCTCCAATGGGTGCGATGGCATGAGGGGCTTTTGGTCAAGGTGGAGGAGCGCCCATGA